One genomic segment of Brassica napus cultivar Da-Ae chromosome A3, Da-Ae, whole genome shotgun sequence includes these proteins:
- the LOC106428854 gene encoding 40S ribosomal protein S23-2, protein MGKTRGMGAGRKLKRLRINQRWADKQYKKSHQGNEWKKPFAGSSHAKGIVLEKIGIEAKQPNSAIRKCARVQLIKNGKKIAAFVPNDGCLNYIEENDEVLIAGFGRKGHAVGDIPGVRFKVVKVSGVSLLALFKEKKEKPRS, encoded by the exons ATGGG TAAGACAAGGGGAATGGGAGCAGGGCGCAAGCTCAAAAGGCTTAGGATTAATCAGAGGTGGGCTGACAAGCAGTACAAGAAGTCCCATCAGGGCAACGAGTGGAAGAAGCCTTTTGCTGGTTCTTCCCACGCCAAGGGTATCGTTCTTGAGAAAAT AGGTATTGAGGCTAAGCAGCCTAACTCTGCTATCCGTAAGTGTGCTAGAGTTCAGCTTATCAAGAACGGAAAGAAGATTGCCGCTTTTGTCCCCAACGATGGTTGCTTGAACTACATTGAGGAAAAT GACGAGGTGTTGATTGCTGGATTTGGGCGTAAAGGTCATGCCGTGGGAGATATTCCTGGAGTTCGGTTCAAGGTCGTCAAGGTCTCTGGTGTTTCACTTTTGGCCCTCTtcaaggagaagaaggagaagccaAGATCTTAA
- the LOC106443010 gene encoding mitochondrial import inner membrane translocase subunit TIM14-3-like has translation MATPMVAGAAVAAAAIAGRYGILAWQAFKARPIVPRMRKFYEGGFQAAMTRREAALILGVRERVVAEKVKEAHRRVMVANHPDAGGSHYLASKINEAKDIMLGKSNNSDSAF, from the exons ATG GCGACGCCAATGGTTGCAGGTGCTGCAGTAGCTGCAGCTGCTATAGCTGGTAGATATGGTATACTCGCTTGGCAAGCCTTCAAGGCAAGGCCAATCGTGCCTAGAATGCGCAAGTTTTACGAAGGTGGTTTCCAAGCTGCCATGACACGCCGTGAAGCTGCTCTCATCCTTGGAGTCAG GGAGAGAGTGGTGGCGGAGAAGGTGAAAGAAGCGCACAGGAGAGTGATGGTAGCAAACCACCCGGACGCTGGAGGCAGTCACTATCTCGCTTCTAAGATCAATGAGGCCAAAGATATCATGCTCGGCAAATCCAATAACTCTGACTCTGCTTTTTGA
- the LOC106428825 gene encoding protein IQ-DOMAIN 2-like codes for MGKKAKWFSSVKKAFSPNSKSKHKSPESPNGVVSNPPPQPDNARQPSLPPPPPPLEVRVAEVIVEQNKNLSPPSTNAVNASTTDVPAVVVPSSSAPPEVVRRRATATRFPGKSNEEAAAILIQTVFRGYLARRALRAMRGLVRLKLLMEGSVVKRQAANTLKCMQTLSRVQSQIRARRIRMSEENQARQKQLLQKHAKELAGLKNGGNWDDSIQSKEKVEAKLLSKYEATMRRERALAYAYSHQQNWKNNSKSGNPMFMDPSNPTWGWSWLERWMAGRPLEEPNNDTKSINRKNSFFSPPTPSRLNHSSRKSKDEDDAKSTISALSERNRRHSIGGSSVRDDESLAGSQTLPSYMVPTKSARARVNKPQSPPSSGSTTQQESDGGFGDKASAKKRLSYPSSPALPKPRRFSAPPKVEVGVTNGVGS; via the exons ATGGGCAAAAAAGCTAAATGGTTTTCTAGCGTTAAGAAAGCTTTCAGCCCAAATTCTAAG TCGAAACACAAATCGCCTGAGAGCCCTAATGGTGTAGTCTCTAACCCTCCTCCCCAGCCAGATAACGCCAGACAACCTTCGttacctcctcctcctcctcctcttgaaGTGAGAGTAGCTGAAGTGATTGTTGAACAGAACAAGAATCTTTCCCCTCCTTCAACAAATGCTGTGAATGCTTCGACGACTGATGTTCCTGCAGTAGTAGTCCCTTCTTCATCTGCTCCTCCTGAGGTGGTTCGCCGTCGTGCTACAGCCACTCGGTTTCCTGGGAAGTCGAACGAAGAAGCGGCTGCAATCTTGATTCAGACTGTATTTAGAGGCTATTtg GCGAGAAGAGCACTGCGGGCAATGAGGGGTTTGGTTAGGCTTAAGTTACTGATGGAAGGATCCGTTGTTAAACGTCAAGCTGCAAACACTTTAAAATGTATGCAGACACTCTCTCGTGTACAGTCTCAAATCCGAGCTAGGAGAATCAGGATGTCCGAAGAGAACCAGGCTCGTCAGAAACAGCTCCTTCAGAAGCATGCCAAAGAGCTTGCTGGCTTGAag AACGGTGGTAACTGGGATGATAGCATTCAGTCAAAGGAAAAAGTTGAAGCGAAATTGCTGAGCAAGTACGAGGCAACTATGAGAAGGGAAAGAGCATTGGCTTATGCATACTCTCATCAG CAAAACTGGAAGAACAATTCTAAATCAGGAAACCCAATGTTCATGGATCCGAGCAATCCTACTTGGGGCTGGAGCTGGTTAGAGAGATGGATGGCTGGTCGGCCATTGGAAGAACCAAACAATGacacaaaatctataaaccgTAAGAACAGTTTCTTCTCTCCTCCAACTCCCTCAAGACTAAACCATTCCTCCAGAAAATCTAAAGACGAGGACGACGCCAAAAGCACAATCTCGGCCCTATCCGAGAGGAACCGCAGACACAGCATCGGTGGTTCATCAGTAAGAGACGACGAGAGCCTTGCTGGCTCACAGACTCTCCCGAGCTATATGGTTCCAACTAAATCAGCTAGAGCCAGGGTCAACAAGCCGCAGAGCCCACCATCAAGTGGTAGTACCACACAGCAGGAGAGCGATGGCGGCTTTGGAGACAAGGCATCGGCTAAGAAACGCCTCTCTTATCCGAGTTCACCTGCATTGCCTAAACCAAGACGGTTCTCAGCTCCGCCTAAGGTGGAAGTCGGCGTGACCAATGGAGTAGGAAGCTGA